The region ATCGAGTGTTGCGCTCAACACGGATACGGCGGCTTAACCGTGCGTGGCGCAACAGTCGACCTCGCGACTTCGTGACCTCACGGCCTGGCGGCCGGCGGCTGGCGGCCGGGCAAGTCGGGTCGCCGCCTCCGCCGGGCGGCTACGGGTCGAGTGTTGCGCTTGGCGCGGATACAGCGGCCCAACCGTGCGTGGCGGAACAGTCGGCGGGTCGGCGGAGCGGCAGCGAGGGGTCGTGGGAGGCGCGTTCGGGTGCCGATCCCCGCGCGGGGGTGCGGCTTCACTACAGTGTCGAGGCGTGAGCACTCCTTCGCCCGGATACGGCCAGCAGCCCCAGCAGCACTCGCCCCAGCAGCCCCAGCAGCCGCAGCAGCACGGCACCCCTCCGCCGGCCGGCTACGGCGCCCCTGCCGCGCACGGCGGCGGCAGCCCGGTCCCGCCCGGCTACGGTGCTCCGGTCCCGGGCCCGTCGCAGCAGGGCCCGCAGGCCACCATCGACCTCACCGTCCAGGGCTCGGTCATGATGCGGAGCTTCGTGCCCCCGACCATCTGGGTCAACGGTCACGTGCTGACGCCGAAGTACGGCCAGCGCGACGTGCCGGTCCCCGCCGGCCCCGTCCGCGTCGACGTCGAGTGCCAGTGGATGCGCAAGTACGGCCAGGCGTCGCTGAGCTTCACCGCCCAGCCCGGCCAGACCGTCCCCGTCTTCTACGCGGCACCGGCGCACCAGTTCACGACCGGCGCCATCGGCCACACGAAGCAGAAGCACAAGGGCATGGGCTTCGTCTGGGGCATTCTCGGCGTCGCGCTCGCGCTGATCGTGTTCGCCGTCGTGCTCCCCTTCGCCCTGGGCTGACCCCCGCCGTGGCACGCCAGCTCCACCTCCTGCTCGCCTCCACCCGCCCGCGCGCGGCGGTCCCGGACGCTGATCCGCTCGCCGTCTCGGTCACGCGCATGCGGGTGCGCCCGGGCGACCTCGACTTCTACATGCACGTCAACAACGGCACGTACCTGCAGATGATGGACGTCGCGCGCAGCAACTACATCGCCGACATCGACGGCGTCGCCAAGCTCGCCCGCCGGCGCTGGTACCCGGTCGTCTCGGCCTCCACCATGCGCTACCGCCGTTCGCTCACGCTCGGCCAGCGGTTCGAGATCCACACCCGGATGGTCGGGTGGGACGAGCGCATCACGTACCTCACCCAGGAGTTCGTCCGGGGCGGCCAGGTCGTCGCGCGCGGCCTGGTGGCCGGTCGGTTCCTCACGCGCGGCAGCGGGGAGCGGGTCCCGGCGCCCGACGTCGTCGAGCTGCTGGCCCCGGGACTCGCCCAGCCGACCCTCCCGGAGGACGTCGCGGAGTGGGCCCACGCCGTCGGCGTCGCCTACCGCGGGGACTGAGCACCGTCCGCCCGACGGCGGCGGTCACCGATCGCCGTCGGGCCTCACCCCGATCCCGGCCCGGGCCCGGGTGGTCCGGTTCGCGTGCACCGAGTAGCGCGGCACGAAGCGCCACAGCGCGCCGGCCGCGCCGAGCGACAGCACGGCGACCGCGCCGACGCCGCCCGCCAGGGACCCGAGCGCCGCACCGGCCGAGAGCACGAGCGGGCCGCCGGCGCTGCCGAGGTCCTGCAGCAGTCGCCACGCGCCGAGGAACGGGGCGCGGGAGGCGGGCGGGGCGACGTCGGCGCCCAGCGTCATCACGACGCCCGATCCCATCCCGTTGCCCAGCCCCAGCAGGAGGGCGACCAGCCCGAGGGTGGTCGCCGTCGTCGTGAACGGGACGAGCGCAAGCGCGAGACCCATCGTGAGCATCGACGGGATCGCGATCCACAACCGCCCGCGCGCGTCCATCACCTTCCCGGCGGGGTAGAAGAGCAGCATGTCGACGGCGCCGGAGACACCGAAGACGAGCGCGGTCGTCGTCGGGTCGAGGCCGAGGTGCGCGCCCCACAGCGGCAGGACCACCTGACGCGCGCCGCGGATGAGGCCGATGGCGCCGGTCGCGATGCCGAGGCGTGCGAGGACGGCGCGGTGCTCGCGCAGCACCGCGACGACGCCGCCGTGTCCCTCGGTGGCGCGCACGTCGTCGGCCCCGGGCAGCTCGCGCGAGAGCGTCACGATCAGCCACGCCAGCAGCGAGGTCCCGACGGCGAGCGCGAACGCCCGCGCCGGTGACCCGCCCGCCACCACGAGTGCGCCGGCGAACGGCCCGATGAACAGGCCGATCCGATGGACACCGCCGAGCGTGGACAGGGCGCGGGCCCGCCGCAGCGGCGGCACCACCGCGGTGAGGTAGGAGTGGCGCGCGAGACCGAAGACGGCGTCGGCGCACCCCACGAGGAACAGGCACACGGCGAGCACGGCGATCGACGGCGCCAGGGCGGCCCCCGCCGTCGCGACGGCCACGAGCAGGCACGCGAGCTGCATCGCGCGGCGGTCGCCGATGCGACCGGCGAGCGCACCGGCGGGGATGTCGGCGACGATGTGCCCGATCGGCAGCATGGCGGCCAGGACGCCGGCGACGGCGAGGCTGCCGCCCTGCGCCGTCACCACCGCGGGCACGAACGGGATGATCGCGCCGATCCCCGCCTCGACCACGATGGCGGGGAGGTAGACGCCGGGCCACAGGCGGCGCAGGCTCCAGGCGTCGGGGGCGGGGAGGTCACCGCTCCATCGTGGACCACCGGCCGACCGGGCGAGGAATAGTCGGTGTCGTCCCGTCCGTTGACGAGGACGTGACCACGCCATCCACGCCCCCGCGCGAGTCCCGCGAGCCGCACGATCCTCTGACCGTCGAGATCTGGTCCGACGTGCAGTGCCCGTGGTGCTACATCGGCAAGCGCCGGTTCGAGCGTGCGCTCGCCACCTCCGGCGAGGACGTGACGATCACCTACCGCTCGTTCGAGCTGGCCCCCGACACCCCGGTCGACTACGAGGGCACCCCGGCGGACTACCTGAGTGAGCGCCGTGGCGTCTCACCGGCGCAGGCGGCCGAGATGATGGCTCACGTGACCGGCCTCGCGGCCGACGAGGGGCTCGCGTTCGACTACGACCACGTGCACCAGACCAACACGGTGCTGGCGCACGAGCTGCTGCACCTCGCGCGCGAGCACGGCCTCCAGCTCGAGCTGAAGGAGCGGCTTCTGGCCGCCTACTTCGAGCAGGGGAGGCACGTCGGCCGCGTGGAGGAGCTGATCGAGCTGGGCGCCGACGTCGGTCTCGATCCAGACGAGATCCGCGCAGCCCTCACCGACCACCGCCACCTCCCCGCCGTGAAGGCCGACGTCGCCCAGGCCGCCGCCTACGGCATCCGCGGGGTGCCGTTCTTCGTGATCGACGGCGCGCTCGGGGTCTCCGGAGCGCAGAGCCCCGAGACGTTCGTCGCTGCGCTCGCCCAGGCCCGAGCGATGCGCGAGCAGCCCGCCGCGGTTCCCGGGGCGACGGCGTGACGGTGTCGCCCCGACAGGACGTCGACGCCGCGGTGGAGCCGTCGGACGCCGCTGCTGCGCCGCGGCCGCTCACGTTCGTCACCCCCGTCGAGGACTCGCTCGAGGCGGGTGTCTGCGTCGACGGCGTCTGCGCGGTCGACCCGCCCGGCTGAGCCCGTCCCGTCGTGAGGTGTCGCCGTTCCGCCGTGAGGTGCGGAACGGGCTGTCTCGTCGGAAGCGCGGCGTGTCGGCACGGACGCGCCGTCGCCACCGAGGCCGCACCTCACGACGGGACACCCGCACCTCACGACGGGACACCGACCCGCCCGTAGGGTCGGACGATGATCGCCTGGCACGCCGTCCGCGAGACCGACCTCAGCACTGAGGAGCACACCGGCCTCGCGGCCCTCCTCGCCCGCGCGTTCCCCGACACCGACATGTGCGGCCGCAGCTGGTGCTCCGAGCGCCCCGAGCTCCGGCTGATCGGTACCGACGCCGGCTCCGACGAGCCCGACGACACCGCCACCCCCGTCGCCCACCTCGCCGTCCTGCGCCGCTTCGTGCGCGTGGGCGAGACTGACGTGCTGGTGGCCGACACGGGGCTGGTCGCCGTCGACCCCGACCGCCAGGGCCGGGGGATCGGGGCGCAGCTCCTGGCCGAGGCCGCGCAGGTCCTGGGCGGTCTCGGCGTCCCGCACGGCTTCCTCACGACGGGCCCGGACCGCGAGGCGTTCTACGCGCGCGGCGGCTGGCTCCGGACCCCGACCCAGCTCACGCGCACCATCGAGCGCGACGAGAGCCTCCAGGTCTGGACGGGGCCGTCGCTCCACCTGCCGCTGGGCCACGCACCCTTCCCGGCCGGCGAGATCACCCGCGACGGCTACGAGGTGTGAACGGGTCCTCCGCCGCGACGAGCCCGAGCCGCCCCCAGCCCCCTCGTGGGGAAGGTCCGCAGGCTCAGGCCTGCGGAACTTCCCCACGAGAGACTCTCGGGGTCGGGTGCTGCTCGCCGCGCCTCAGTCCTCGAGCCGGTAGGCGCCGCTCGCGTCGGTGAACAGCGCCGTCTGCCCCTCCTGCGCGGCCTGCACGAACTCGGCCGTCCACGGCGCCGACCGCAGGAACGTCTCGACGGCCACGAACTCGTGGTTGCCGTTGTCCTGCATGTACTCCGGCGACTCGTAGCCCGTCACCGACTGGAACACCCCGTCGTCCAGGGTCACCCAGCGCGGCGGGTGCTCGGCATGCATCTTCGTGCGGATCACCACGGAGCGGTCGCGCGGCGGACCCGAGCGGCGCTCGGCCGGGTCGGAGCCCGACGGCGCAGCACCGGCCCCGCCAGCCCCGCCATCGGCCCCGCCACGCGTCACGTCGACCAGCGCCTCCTCCGACCCCGAGTCCCCGACCAGCGCGTCCCAGCCGCGCTCGGCCACGACCGCCGCCTCGGCGTCCGTCAGCAGCCGCAGCGTGCGGACGTGCCCGACGACGGTGCCGTCTGCCTCGCGCACGTCGTCGAGCTCTGCGCCCCAGCGCGACGGCGTCGCGACGATCGCGCTGATGGCGGTGCCGGCCAGGAACGGCTGGTCGTTGCGCCACGGCGCCCCGACCGGGGAGTACGACGGCGGCCGGCGACGTCGTCGCACACGATCCGCAGCGCCACGAGCGCCGCACCCTCCTGCCCGGGCACGACCTCGACCGCCAGCTCGACCGGGAGCCCCGAGTCGACCGGCAGCCGCGCCACACCGGCGGTCAGGAGCAGTCGCGTCCCCGAGGGCAGGTCCTTCGCGAGCACCATGACGGACCCGCCGATCCGCTCGTCCAGCACGCGCGGCGGCAGCCCGAGCGCGTCGAAGACGTGGGTCGGGAAGGCCTCGGACGGGTGCACCAGCGGGGTCGGCTCGCTCATCCTCCGACGCTAGCGGGCGCCCGCGGCCAGCAGCGGTTCGGGATCGGCCAGCGCCGCGAGCACCGGCGCGAGCGCCGCGCCGTGCAGCCCGGGATAGTCGCGCACCGCGGCCGCGCTGACGTCGACGGGTGCCCACGGGTGCGCGAGCACCCGGGTCTCCAGCTCGGCCACCAGCGCCGGCCGCAGGCCGGGCAGCGCCTCGCCGAGACCCCCGCCGACCACCACGGCGGCGACGTCGAGCACGTTGATCGCGCTCGCCAGCGCGATCCCGAGCGCGCGGCCCACCTCGTGCGGCGCGAGCCGCGCCACCGCCTGCGCGCCCGCGTACTGCTCGAGGCACCCCGTCGCGCCGCACCGGCAGTCGGGACCGTCGGGGTCGACCACGACGTGCCCGAGCTCGCTCGCGAACCCGTGCACCCCGCCCTGGACCACGCCGTCGACCACGTGCGCGCCGCCCACGCCGACCCCGCCGGAGATGTACAGGAAGGTGCTCGCGGGGCGCGCGTGCGACTCCGCGAGCGCCGCCAGCGACGCCTCGTTGCCGATGGTCACCGCCACGTCCGGGTCCACCTCGCGCAGCACCGCCGCGGCGTCGACGTCGAGCCACCCCAGGCGCGGCGCGTCCAGCACGACGCCGCGGCGCACGATGCCGGGGACGGCGAGCGTCACGCCGAGGAGGGCCAGGCCGGGGTGGGCGGCGCGCGCGGCCGCGAGCGTCACGCGGGCGAGCTCGACGGCGGAGGCCAGGGACGCCGTCGGCGCACCGGCCGCGAGATCGCCGCGCACCTCGCGGAAGGCGAGGCGCTCACCGCGCAGGTCGACGACGCTGGCGCACAGGTGGTTCGCGCCGATCTCGAGGCCCAGGCCGACGCGCGTGGCCGAG is a window of Litorihabitans aurantiacus DNA encoding:
- a CDS encoding acyl-CoA thioesterase, yielding MARQLHLLLASTRPRAAVPDADPLAVSVTRMRVRPGDLDFYMHVNNGTYLQMMDVARSNYIADIDGVAKLARRRWYPVVSASTMRYRRSLTLGQRFEIHTRMVGWDERITYLTQEFVRGGQVVARGLVAGRFLTRGSGERVPAPDVVELLAPGLAQPTLPEDVAEWAHAVGVAYRGD
- a CDS encoding MFS transporter, which codes for MAWSRPRQRTGRHRLFLARSAGGPRWSGDLPAPDAWSLRRLWPGVYLPAIVVEAGIGAIIPFVPAVVTAQGGSLAVAGVLAAMLPIGHIVADIPAGALAGRIGDRRAMQLACLLVAVATAGAALAPSIAVLAVCLFLVGCADAVFGLARHSYLTAVVPPLRRARALSTLGGVHRIGLFIGPFAGALVVAGGSPARAFALAVGTSLLAWLIVTLSRELPGADDVRATEGHGGVVAVLREHRAVLARLGIATGAIGLIRGARQVVLPLWGAHLGLDPTTTALVFGVSGAVDMLLFYPAGKVMDARGRLWIAIPSMLTMGLALALVPFTTTATTLGLVALLLGLGNGMGSGVVMTLGADVAPPASRAPFLGAWRLLQDLGSAGGPLVLSAGAALGSLAGGVGAVAVLSLGAAGALWRFVPRYSVHANRTTRARAGIGVRPDGDR
- a CDS encoding DsbA family oxidoreductase, with amino-acid sequence MTTPSTPPRESREPHDPLTVEIWSDVQCPWCYIGKRRFERALATSGEDVTITYRSFELAPDTPVDYEGTPADYLSERRGVSPAQAAEMMAHVTGLAADEGLAFDYDHVHQTNTVLAHELLHLAREHGLQLELKERLLAAYFEQGRHVGRVEELIELGADVGLDPDEIRAALTDHRHLPAVKADVAQAAAYGIRGVPFFVIDGALGVSGAQSPETFVAALAQARAMREQPAAVPGATA
- a CDS encoding GNAT family N-acetyltransferase; its protein translation is MIAWHAVRETDLSTEEHTGLAALLARAFPDTDMCGRSWCSERPELRLIGTDAGSDEPDDTATPVAHLAVLRRFVRVGETDVLVADTGLVAVDPDRQGRGIGAQLLAEAAQVLGGLGVPHGFLTTGPDREAFYARGGWLRTPTQLTRTIERDESLQVWTGPSLHLPLGHAPFPAGEITRDGYEV
- a CDS encoding ROK family protein yields the protein MIVDGEPRPPRRVAPGAARREGAARQAGLRSQNLALVVAQVAAAGTISRADVAAATGLTRATVSSLVEPLIAARLLEWAPAPSSSGSVGRPASPVRLASATRVGLGLEIGANHLCASVVDLRGERLAFREVRGDLAAGAPTASLASAVELARVTLAAARAAHPGLALLGVTLAVPGIVRRGVVLDAPRLGWLDVDAAAVLREVDPDVAVTIGNEASLAALAESHARPASTFLYISGGVGVGGAHVVDGVVQGGVHGFASELGHVVVDPDGPDCRCGATGCLEQYAGAQAVARLAPHEVGRALGIALASAINVLDVAAVVVGGGLGEALPGLRPALVAELETRVLAHPWAPVDVSAAAVRDYPGLHGAALAPVLAALADPEPLLAAGAR